Genomic segment of Acomys russatus chromosome 9, mAcoRus1.1, whole genome shotgun sequence:
TGGCTAAGGACATCTGCGAAGCCATGGAGTGAACACCTACAGACAAACACCTGTAAGAAGAAAGCCTGCAGTCTGAGTGAACCCATGACTGAATAAGAGCAAGAAATGCATGGGATGTGGCTGAAGCACACTCCAttcctctgctgcctgcctctgtgttccgGTGTCCTATGGGCCTATGGTCCTCAGCCTTTCACAGTCACACAGCATGCTTCCCATGATGGGTTATTGAACAAATCAGTGAGCAGAAACAATGTGGGCACACTAACATGGATGTCCTGGAGCAGCACTATGCTGTGTTCTATGAATCCTGGTGGTTTGCTGCCACAAACCATCCTGATTTGGACCCACAGTTGAGACTGAGGAAGTTTCAGTAAAAGGGGAAGTTAAACGAAACAGCCCCGCTCCTCTACCACCTTTTCATTATTGATACATCTTTTCAGAAGGCTACAAAATCCATCTCACAGTTACTGCCAGAGGCACAGCAAGATGGAGTGTCAGTGTAAAAGGATTCCCATATTTTGCAACAcagctataaaataaatatatagtggGCAACAAGAGACAATCTATTCAGGTGTAAGTACATGTATCAATGTAAGTAAATTATATTGAAACTAGTATAATTAGAGCCACTTAAGCTTTCTGATagatcaaactttttttttttgagacaggatctctagaCCATcctagcctcaaacttggagattaAAAACATTACTTTGAAAGATATAACCAGCTGAAGAAGACAGAAGCAAGTGTAAGGTGAAAGTGCAACAGCAGGTGTTCAATATAATGTGCTGTAACCTGCACACACCTTCCTTCAGGAGGCTGTAACAGAACAAGCGAGCTCTTTCCAAGTCTCCAAGTTGCCGACAAATACCCACATACACTCTGCACAGGGCATGGATGTAACTGTGGTCCAGAGATGTCTTCTGAACCTTTAGCTCTGAGAGAATAGAGCGAAGTAAGTATTCTCCTAAGTGCTAGattggggaaagaaaaacaaaagagaattatGGTTAGTGATAGAAGAACAATCCTAATTAGCTATCTATCAGACAAAGAAAACTTACAGAGCACCAGAGGGGCTACAGTAACTGCTAACACTTGCCGAGCATGGTAGCCATGGGTCTCGGCAGAGGTAAGAGAACTCACTTTGACTGACCTATTGAGATCAGTCACACTATAGATACCATGCGTGTCAATAAATACACCTACTTGCCTGAGACGGCATGGTCACCACTCTGTAATTTGTGTTTTTGCTAAGAACCCattgtgtgcaagcatgtgtgtgcacattaagCTCAGGCTAATCTATCCCcatttctatttattctattGTGTAGAGTGGGTGCTATATTCCTTCCCCTGAGAGAGAACCGTATCACTGAAAATTTGACAACTCATCACATGGAAGATAGTCTCTCAAAGACACTTGGGCCTCTAGGCTTTCAGAAAGGTAGCAATCAAGAACAACACATGTATTCACTCCATGAGGATGTGACAGTGGCCACTGAAGATGATCCAGCAGGCACTGGAGTCACCTAGCAAGGAGCTGGGGCTGCTTGGCACACAGATATGAAGTCCTCAGGAGCTACACAGCTAGTCTGCACAATGCTCTGACACTGCACGAACCACCATCCAACATGTGACGGCAATGTGGCATGTTGAATGAAACATAGTTCAAGCTTGAAATGCCATCATCATCCAGAAATGGGCAATATTTGTTTTGACAGATTTTCCTCTATAGAGTTTTATGTGGCAAGCCTCCActatcttcctgtatttctagTCTACAGGGTAGATATAAACACGTTTCAGTGTTAAGAGGTTATCTTCAGTGTCACTTGCACTAGCCAGTACACTCATGCTTAATatacccagagagagagaggctgccaCGTACCTTGTTTGTTGTGCTAAATTCATAAACCACTTCTTTCTCTTGATCTCTCATGACAGGCTTTTTGGAGATATTTCCCACATACACATGACTACGAATGACAGGAAGCAGGTCAAAGGAGGACTCGGCTATCTTCTTCAGAGCCCGGGCTATGGCTATGTTATATGACTCTGCCATTCCCCTTGGGTTTACACGCAGCTGAGATGCTGGACCGCAGGCTGGGATATCAGCTTGCTCTTCCTCAGCTGGGACACTTTCAGCTGGTGGGAGTCCTTCTTGGGGGGCCTCAGGGATGCCCTCTGCTGTAAGCTCGCTGGTGTCTGGCTCTGGGGACTCATTGTCCAGGCGCAGCCTTTTAGCACTCCTCAGTGTGGATGCTGCTAGGGTTCTTTTCCCACCTGCATCCTGCTCCAATTCCAAGTCTGGAGACTTACCTTGGCTACTGTCACCACCAGAACTGCCCCCCGTTAGGACAAAAGCAGTTGATGTTGAGGTGATAGCTTTGAGTCCTAGGAGAGCACTGACACGCCCTGGCAACACCTTTCCATCCACAGAAGAGCCTCGGGACAGCTGCATGTTCCCTTTGAGGAGGCTGAGGGTCCGGGCCCTGGCAGACAACTCTGGGTACATGGTGTCAAGGATTTTAACAGAGCTCTCCTGTGACCCACTCACAGCAGCATGGCCTGGTGCACAGGATGGGAGTCGGCCAGGCACGGGAAGTGCGTGCTTTGGTGTAGCAGCACAGAACTGCAAAGGAGAGGACATTATCCTTCCACTGGCTACTGCAGTggaaggggatggagagggaTCCAGAGGGGAGGCCTGCTGGAGTTCTTCGGGCCATGGAGACAATACAGGAAGGGCTGGCACCTCACACAAGGGGGAACCATGGCCAGCAGGTGAAGATTGTGAGGATGGACTAGGACTTGGTATCAGAGGAGATCGTGACCGTGATGTCCTTGGAGGTGTGGCTATTAgtggagggagcaagggaggcagTGGAGGCCCCACTTCTTGCCGGATCTTGCTCAGAGTATCAGGAGAACAGTTGGTGAGGGTGGATGTATCTGCACCTGCCATGGTGGGCTGAGCTTCGCTCCTTGGCACTTTTGGATTTGTTCTTTCCCCTGATGCTGGCTGAGGGACTCCATTTAGATGCACTTCCTCTCTGCTGAGTCCTGGTGGCTTTGCTAGCTTGCTTGACTGGTCTTTGTTGGAAATCTTTGATCGACTCTTATTTTTACCAACTGGCTCTAATTTCCAGTTACAATATGTGTGATCAGATGCAACTTTTTCAGTCTCAAGCATCTGGTCATACATCTGGGAACGAATCCAGATGCTTGGTTTCACGGGCCTGTTCCGAAGACGACTCTTATCAAAATTGGCACTCTGACCACTGCTGCAAATATCCTCCTGAGCATCAGAGAGAGCACCACCACACAGAGGCTCTTGAGGTAGAGGGCCAGCAGGACTAGCTGCAGGGGACTTCTCCACAGAACCATCGTCCAGATCTTCCTGACCCTGGGCAGGAGCATCATCCTCAAGAGCATCACACAGAATGACTTGCTCCAGGCCAGGGGAGAGGGCAAGGCCACTGATGATCGTCCAGTTGTCCCCCTTTTCGATCACGAGGTCTTCATCATTATTTATAAGTACATTTATAACTTCGGAAGTCACTGCAGAGATCTGATAGTGAAATGCTGTCTCTGCCACACAGTCCGAGCCCTGCTCTGTccttggtggggctggagagtcaGAGCTCAGGGCCAACAGCTCCCCAGGTTCTATCGGTCCCTCTTCCCCAGTACTGGGACACCCCCCAGAATTGGTCTCATCCTCAGATCTGCTCTGAATGTGCTCAGGGTCAGACGGGCTGCTTCGTGGGGAGCTGCCTCCAGCATCCACAGTTGCTGGTTCTGGCAGCTGAGCAGTGTGGGACATGGGGCTGGGTGTTTCCTCAGGCAGAGTGCTTTCTGTCAGATCTTCATCTGCCTGGCCATGATCCATATTTACAAGCAATACATGCTCGGTATCCTTCCCTCCACAGGCCCCAGAGTTAGTGTCGAGATTTTCCCTGGTCTTGGTGAGAACATCAGATGGCATTTCCTGAGGACACTGAACACGTTGGTGTGAATCCCTGACATTACAGTTGTCTCTGTCTGACTCATTGGAGGCCCTCAGTAGCTCTTCTTCGCGGAACCTCTTCTCACATTTCCTTCTGGAGACCTTGCTTTGCTTTAACACTTTGCTCACTTCTTCACTTAGGGTTCCTTTACTAGAACTTTCTGAAACAGAAGCCCTTGAACTACAGTCCCTTACCTGACAACTTTCAAGAAACATTACCACCTCTGATGTAGACCGCTTGTCTAGGTAAAGAAAGGTGCTCAAGTTGCATTCCTGTAGCGCTGAGGTCAGGGCTCCTACATCTGAGGCGCGCCCTGCCTCACCCGCCACAGCCTCCGGGTCTCCCAAATGTCTCTGCAAGTCTCTTGATGCATCCTGCTGTCTGTGCCCCATCACAGCTTCAGCCTCATGCTCGCCCTCACTGCAACTAATGGCCTCATCCTCTACCTCAGtgtcctcctctccctgctctctgaCGCCCGTGTAGCAGTAGAAAACCCCAGGGAGACTGCTTTGGGAAGTCCCTGGGGTCTCCTCATCTACACTGCCAAGGACTGAAGGACAAACAGGGCCTGTGGGTGCACGAGTTCTAAGACCCCTGCTTGGCACTGTGGGGGGTGCACTGGCATTCCGAGAAGCACTAGGAGAATTTCTTGCAACTACAGGGGCCTCACTGTTTGGCTGGTGATGGGCTCCACGGCGCATATGTTTAGCAGGACAGCCTCTGGATGTCACCCTAGATGGAAGGAGCTCCCTAGCCTCCAGCCTGCTGGCACCTGACTGTGTGGTTTGGGGAGACTTCCTGGGCCTCTGCAGCAAGGGCTCATTCCTGACACACAGGCTCTGGAAGAGATTGTcttcagaggagaaaggtaattTATAATCTGTAGAACAACGAAAATTCTCTGCCTGCAAGGAACTACTTGGAGAATCACAATTCGTTTTTCGCCAAGACACAGGAACTTCTGGAGAAGGACTTTCTTCATCAGTGACCCCCTCAAGGCCTTGTGTTGTGGGGTTCCCGTCTCTAGCACACTCTGCTACCGATGACGCAGGACTTCTTTCCTCGCCATCATCTGTAGCTGGGCTTGGTGTGTTCCCACGTGGCTGCCAGTGCTCCAGGCTGCAACTCTGCATCATCTTGGGCCTTGCCTGCTTCGTTATGACGGACACTTGGTTTGGCAACAAAGCAGCAGCTGCCTTGAGTTCCGGAAGGAGGATACTTTTTCCAAGAGGTCCACGCATGGCTGCCAGTCTGCTGTTCTGTGGGGCTGGTGCTACCTTCTCTGGCTGTAGCCTGGCCCTTTGTTGTTCTGAGGTAGCTCTGAGTCTGCCCACATTACCTCGCCTTAGGACATGACTGCGGTGCCACGAGGTGCTGTCGGTAGGGGCAGGGCTCCTTTTGGCGGAGCCAGCCTGAGACTGTACTAATGATGTCCAGTCTGACTTAGGCAGTGTGAGCATAGGACCTCGGCCTTTACCCTGCCCACTTCCCGGCTTCTGAAATATTGACTGGGGAAGAGAGCATGCTTTTGCTGTGCTTTTTGAAGCCCTGAACGGTTCCAGGTGCCTGCTCTTCCAATCACTAAAGGTAGATGTTCCTAATTTTGACTTGGGACACAAAGCAGGCAAGCTGTTTTCTGGgtcattttcatttagaaaacgTGCTGCTGGCTCAGACTGCAGAAGAAATGTATTTAGAGTTCTCATTGGTGACTTTTGTTCTGATCGCTGCTGGTCCCTGCAGGTAACTTCTGCTGAAGAACTCACACTGACAGTGCCTAGCCATGAAGCCTGGTGGTTACTGCAGACAGACACAGGTATCGAGgtagcagaggaagaggagggaagactgGCTGAACGGCCGCGCCGTGCTGCGAGTGTTTGCGCGCCTGACTCTAGAGTGCACTCCTGaacatctcttttctctctctgaaaaTGGCCAGAACCTGTCACATGGTGCAACTTGGAAGCAAATTCATCAGAGAGTGTCCATTCAGAAAATTCTGACTGGGGTGTGAACAGTGCTTTTGATGACAGGGTTTTTCCTTCAGATTCCATGAGTTCACTGAACGTCCTCTTGCCAAGGGGAGAATAACAAATATCTGATTCCGCAGTtccagcttccttcttccgtgCTGGGCCTCTAGACGCCACCTCTGCGCACAGTCTCCTATTATGCTTAAGCAGCCCTTTCCCAACTTGCACAGACTTATCCATCTCCCTGACTTCcgcctttctttctgcctcttgtaCAAACTCTCCTCTGTCCCTCACGAATTTAGATGGTGCTATCCAGTGCCTTCCCCAAGCTGGAGATGGTGGGGCTGGTGGTTCTCCCAGTTCTGCTCTGCCAGGATCAAATCCAACACGTGTCAGTTTGTTTGCAGCTTGGGCAGCTTCCGGTGACCTGGGCTTCTCCACACATGTATCACTCCTTCTAATTTTTTCAAGCAAGCCAAGATAACCCCGTGACTCTGCTGTATAAGATTCTGAAGCCAACTCCACAGAGCTTCTAagaggggcagagctgctgtcgTCGCTAGAATCCATGAACTCGCCAAAGGAGGATTCCTTAAAGTGACACAAAGCACAAAGTCACCATCAGCATAAAAATAACACACTCAAGAGCGGCCGCTTCCTGCAGACACTCTCATAATCATACCGTCTGAGCGCCAGTCTACGCAACACCCAGGCTATGTATGCTCTCACGCATTCCTAGTTCTGGGCTCTGTTCAAGAAGAGGCTTGATGCTGAGGTTTATGGTGCTCTGGctcctccatcactctctgcttcccctcTTGTTGGACTcgtgcccaggctagcctctgagcCATGTTATTACTCTGGGGACTGCACAgatcctgacacacacaccctcaccctcCTTACTAAGCTGTCTCCTTCTCCACCATGTTCTCCAGCCCTAACTAGTGGCTCCCCTCTGGATTAACTGCCTCTCTTATCTCATCAAAGCCTGCCTTTCCTAAGCACAATAATGGATGGGTGAATGCAAGTGCTGGAACACAACTATCCTAGTATAAAAAAGTTAGGCAGCCTCTCTTCTGGCTTTCCTCACATTTCCACCACCTGTCTttcttccctgcctctgtcttcacttATTTCCTACAGCTGCCCAGGGTTCTGGTTGGCTCCCCATCTCTTTCAATATTCCTACTGAATGCCACCACAGCTACATGGCTCTACTCaaacaatgtcctgtccatctccAAGGTATCATGTGTGTTCATTTTAGATGAGCCAGTGTGTGGTAAGAAGTCAGTAGGAACATCAACATATTCATACAATTCCTAAGCCGGCCtctaacacattttaaattagctGTTTTGCAACTATTTTGACTCCATCTCCCCTAAAGACCACAGTGAAAATGTTATCGAGCACCAGTCCTCAAGACATTTTTAAGCTAGACCAGCCTCTGTGTCCCCAGTGGCGCGACCTGTGTCCAGATATTAAGAACTAGTCCTGATAAGTGTTCCTGCTTCTAAACTGTTGCTCCTATTCACACTGTGGCTAGACACAAACTTTCTTATGAAAACCTGTCACAGCCTTTGCCTTTAGCCTAGGATTTCCCACCTCCCTAGTAATGTCTGAGTTCCTCAGGGAGACTCCTTCCAGAAACAGCCCACATCACTTCCCCAAGCCACGTCTACCTTGCGTCACACATCGCTGTAAAGCGGGTTCTCTCCTGAAACTACCTGCTCTTCACAGCTTTCTTTTGCAGCCTCTCCTGGGCAGAGCCCTGTCCTCTCAGGCAGTGCCCCACAGTCCTGCAAAGTTCTATCAGAGCAGAGGAGCTCCATGCCTGGCCCTACATTCACATAGCAGCCCGGCACTGTATGAACCATCACCTCTGAAGCCACATTACCCGACTAGGTGTCTGAAGAGAACTGCATCCTGAGGGAGCAAACAGTATGGAAAGATATGCCAAGGCTGGGGTGCTCCTGAGTGTAGGTCAGGGATGGGAGACATTGAGATTTTTCTATCTTTGGAAACAGGCCATGTCTGCCAGAGTAGGCCTCATTCCCTCCACATTTATCATGTTCTAGCAATAAAGACAAATGCCATCTTCCCAcaaaaaaagtataattaaagataaaaacaatgcAACCATAATACAGGGTGAAGAAAATCACGCCGCGTATGTTGACCCATATGGCCCTGGTTCAGCCTTTTATACTCTTATCTTACTTCATAGTTAAACTGGCTAAAATGAACAGTTTTGCCTGACTACACTAATTCCTTTGAAACACCTTAGACAAAGAACAAACAATCCACATGGAATTAAAAGTCAGAAAGCCAACTCACAGGTGCCAGGGAGGAAGGTAAAGAGCCCAGGTGTGGCGATGTCATCGGAGGAGGAGAGGGcactggagacagaagaggagggggaagttTGAAGAAGTCAATTGCAGCTTGAAGATCCTCATCAGGACAGTGTTCACCGTTATAGACGTTGGTCCTGTTGTCATCACCAGGCCTCTGCACCGAGACTGCAGAAGGCTGCTCCTCATGAAGCAAATGCTCAGTGCTGGGGCTTGCTCCACCAGGCGGCTCTTCTTCTGCACTTTCAGAGGAAGTAAAGTCACCCTCCATCTCCATGGACAGCTTGGTGAAGAAAGATGGCATGTCTGCAGTCCTGCCAGGGCTGCCTTGCCCTTGGAACAGCTCATCTTCCCCAGAGGCTCTGGTGTTTCCTTTGGCAGGTTTTTCTGAGCAGGGGAGATACAGGCATCACATATTTAATAGTGCCAAGAAACTTATAAATTACATCCTGATAACAGTCAAATTACTAGCACAATTAACTTGAAATAAGTAAACAGCTTTCAGAAGGTTACCAACCAGCTTCTAGAGTTACTGTGTAGACTGGGACAAGGATGTGGATAGAGACTGGTCCACTGAGGCACCAGGGGCAGTTTGCAgcacagcagcagagacagaggccTTCCTGCCTTTCCACACACTGGGAGACACTTTTTCTTCAACAACAGTCTCATGCACCTTGTACAGAATGCCTATGGATAGCTTTGACATTGGCTGGTTTCAGGTTGTTTTTCAGAACGATAAAACTGTCTGCCTCGGGTTGTGGGCAGAGACCTATTTCTCTGCCCTACTAGCTCCCTCAAATACTGCTAGCATAGTGTGTCAAATGGGCAACTATACAATTTTGTGGAGGGGGGGCCTTGAGTTTCATGAACTTCTGTTAATATGTGTCTCACAGCATCATAGCATTCACCAAGTTATACATGAATCAGCCCTATCAAGAGACGTGGGATGGTGCCAGTGGTACAGAGACTCAAAGCAAGACTGGGACAGAGAAGAGACCTAAGCAGGACAAGCATGGATGAAGCACACAGGAGCTGCTCTGCAGTAGTTTCCAGTAAGTACAAGATTACAATACACTGGAAAGGAGCACGCTACACTGACACAAGAAACAGACAGCAGAGTCAACAGAGGACAGGGAAGCACTGGCTGCCATGCACTGGGAAGCAGCAGAGGACAGGGAAGCACAGGCTGCCATGCACTGGGAAGCAGTAGAGGATAGGGAAACACGGGTTGCCATGCACTGGGAAGCAGCAGAGGACAGGGAAGCACAGGCTGCCATGCACTGGGAAGCAGGAGAGGTTCACTGAAACAGACCAGAGAATCAGAAGCAGAGAGGGCCAGCCTTCCCTATGCAAGAACTCCAAAAACTAAATGCAtaaggaattaatttttaaaataaaataaaaaggttctTCACTGGTAAAATTGGAAACAAAGGAGATCTACTCTGGATGTGAGCCTCAGTGGGCCACAGCGTAACATGCATACTGTTATGAGTTCCCAGTGCAGTGTCCTGAGCAGAAATGGAGTCTAGGACTATAGGTGGGAAAATATGCAATTCCCATGAGCCCCACAGTTCGTTAATAGGATTGGGTAAGGATTCTGAAGAACTTTCTCACTGTTTAATGATTcttgtgtaaaaataaaagcaacctAAAAGAAACTATTTTGTAGTACAGTAAGACTGTTTGGTCTCCCACATACAGCTGCCaagtgtgcctcagtttccctccaaGTGTTCTGGCTAGAGCTGCCACCATAGGTTGGCTGTATTTGACAGACTGGACCCACACCGCTTCATACCGTCCAAGTGCCCACTCAGCTGCCCACTGGAGGCACCATTGCAgcctgtggcacatgcatgcgtAAGGAGCCTCTGTGGTGTCCCTCACCTGGGATGCGCCTGCTGCTCTCTCCGGACAGTCTGTGTGCAGTGTTCACACAGAGCCACAGCTCTTTCAAGAGAACTTTTACCTTCCCTGTAAACAGCAAAGTACCAAGATCAGTTACAGCCCTGTGGAGCAGACTTCTGCAGCTAAGAAGTGGCATCTGAAGCTCCCACTGCAGCCACTGAGCATAACTCAGTTAACTGTTAACAAGTCACATGATGCTTTTGCTAAAAACTGAAGGCTCGACATAGGTTTgtctgctcttttttctttcttctagatcagtggttatcaaccttcataatgctgtgacctttaatacagtttgctcatgttgtagtgaccaccaaccataaagttattttttattgttacttcataactgtaattatttaatgtaaatatctatattttccagtggtcttaggcaaCCTGCATGAAAAGGTCATTCAGTCTCCAAAGGAGTCTTGACAcatgagaaccactgttttagggAAGGACTCAGAAAATCCAGTCTGTTTGTTATTAAAGGTATTAAGGGCTTTACTCTATTCACGGGCCAGCAAGTTACCGTGTGCCTTCATACCAGACTGTATAAGATAGGTACAACAGTAGCAGAGCATCCCTCAGCTACATCTATCCTTCAGCAGAGCCACCAGAAACCATGCAGCAAGCAGCcagagaactgataggctgtaaACATCAATGGCCatgagggggaggggtggaaacaATGTCTTCTGATGCCTGCAGAGGGCGCCCACGCAGCAGGGAGGAGTACACACTTTCACTGCTGCTGAAGCACTGACCCATACTGAAAGACCAAGGGGAAGTGTGTGCCAGAGGCCTGATGAAAATCACAGGAACACTGTAGTATCAGGGCTAAAGTTTCTTTCTATAACTCATTAAATGCACACATTTCAAAACCCCATCAAGGCAAAATATAGTCATGAAATACAAACATACAGAGCTTGAGGTGAAGCATGGGTTAAAAC
This window contains:
- the Ice1 gene encoding little elongation complex subunit 1 encodes the protein MMPGETHPAAPGPADLARCQGCASLQQNLNEYVEALIALKQKIINTDNLLTEYQKKCDELQFARRENSTLHHQVEQMLQKISPLQKCQEELGSLKAELEEKKSSLKLYQNTHQEYARVKEECLKSDAQKKKLEAKVKRLEEAAVKQTQDFKQLRNEKKILEKEFKKTQERLDEISKQTNEKELRHIGTQISSDSHGSIDKRKVKVLLKELWLCVNTAHRLSGESSRRIPEKPAKGNTRASGEDELFQGQGSPGRTADMPSFFTKLSMEMEGDFTSSESAEEEPPGGASPSTEHLLHEEQPSAVSVQRPGDDNRTNVYNGEHCPDEDLQAAIDFFKLPPPLLSPVPSPPPMTSPHLGSLPSSLAPESSFGEFMDSSDDSSSAPLRSSVELASESYTAESRGYLGLLEKIRRSDTCVEKPRSPEAAQAANKLTRVGFDPGRAELGEPPAPPSPAWGRHWIAPSKFVRDRGEFVQEAERKAEVREMDKSVQVGKGLLKHNRRLCAEVASRGPARKKEAGTAESDICYSPLGKRTFSELMESEGKTLSSKALFTPQSEFSEWTLSDEFASKLHHVTGSGHFQREKRDVQECTLESGAQTLAARRGRSASLPSSSSATSIPVSVCSNHQASWLGTVSVSSSAEVTCRDQQRSEQKSPMRTLNTFLLQSEPAARFLNENDPENSLPALCPKSKLGTSTFSDWKSRHLEPFRASKSTAKACSLPQSIFQKPGSGQGKGRGPMLTLPKSDWTSLVQSQAGSAKRSPAPTDSTSWHRSHVLRRGNVGRLRATSEQQRARLQPEKVAPAPQNSRLAAMRGPLGKSILLPELKAAAALLPNQVSVITKQARPKMMQSCSLEHWQPRGNTPSPATDDGEERSPASSVAECARDGNPTTQGLEGVTDEESPSPEVPVSWRKTNCDSPSSSLQAENFRCSTDYKLPFSSEDNLFQSLCVRNEPLLQRPRKSPQTTQSGASRLEARELLPSRVTSRGCPAKHMRRGAHHQPNSEAPVVARNSPSASRNASAPPTVPSRGLRTRAPTGPVCPSVLGSVDEETPGTSQSSLPGVFYCYTGVREQGEEDTEVEDEAISCSEGEHEAEAVMGHRQQDASRDLQRHLGDPEAVAGEAGRASDVGALTSALQECNLSTFLYLDKRSTSEVVMFLESCQVRDCSSRASVSESSSKGTLSEEVSKVLKQSKVSRRKCEKRFREEELLRASNESDRDNCNVRDSHQRVQCPQEMPSDVLTKTRENLDTNSGACGGKDTEHVLLVNMDHGQADEDLTESTLPEETPSPMSHTAQLPEPATVDAGGSSPRSSPSDPEHIQSRSEDETNSGGCPSTGEEGPIEPGELLALSSDSPAPPRTEQGSDCVAETAFHYQISAVTSEVINVLINNDEDLVIEKGDNWTIISGLALSPGLEQVILCDALEDDAPAQGQEDLDDGSVEKSPAASPAGPLPQEPLCGGALSDAQEDICSSGQSANFDKSRLRNRPVKPSIWIRSQMYDQMLETEKVASDHTYCNWKLEPVGKNKSRSKISNKDQSSKLAKPPGLSREEVHLNGVPQPASGERTNPKVPRSEAQPTMAGADTSTLTNCSPDTLSKIRQEVGPPLPPLLPPLIATPPRTSRSRSPLIPSPSPSSQSSPAGHGSPLCEVPALPVLSPWPEELQQASPLDPSPSPSTAVASGRIMSSPLQFCAATPKHALPVPGRLPSCAPGHAAVSGSQESSVKILDTMYPELSARARTLSLLKGNMQLSRGSSVDGKVLPGRVSALLGLKAITSTSTAFVLTGGSSGGDSSQGKSPDLELEQDAGGKRTLAASTLRSAKRLRLDNESPEPDTSELTAEGIPEAPQEGLPPAESVPAEEEQADIPACGPASQLRVNPRGMAESYNIAIARALKKIAESSFDLLPVIRSHVYVGNISKKPVMRDQEKEVVYEFSTTNKHLGEYLLRSILSELKVQKTSLDHSYIHALCRVYVGICRQLGDLERARLFCYSLLKEDFPESEKLTLFIANMWREVFLSQSAISQAMQLVARQRARGEVLNCLRAFLSWEKNAPIDVGIVVSKLLLTIQLCPKTEFQSSEEFGEDLSANIWEYIFAIDLLCCHQRWIWTHDNIISKELWPVMDKWIKYRKGHSNIAYTPDVIVASVLRLIGRLGQLGLKEGFPTAVKNMSSVIGMFIQHAQDEDIPWGVQLAAVYALCDLSPSNPAEISKILEAWRTQTSNTIPSAIVSCLAEVGSLSADGSADSTSTGDSAP